A portion of the Sphaerochaeta pleomorpha str. Grapes genome contains these proteins:
- a CDS encoding AAA family ATPase: MLERFTVGNFLSFNKNQTLAMIAGNVQKNKDRLFLADDIKLLKFGAVYGANAAGKSNLIKAMAFAQGIVHHGTKTIKTPNVYFRLDDMNKSRPSYFEFEICIGSKSYAYGFELVLDKREITEEWLIELGPVKEKEIFTRNTSTGMYSYDLSLIEESSRQRFEIYISDVKTVKNKTFLNYIVTDKEELHEQNPKLSILKETFRWFQKLNISFPDTPITMYDCLATENPEGIEKAIKSFSTGITKVNAKTITQEEALEGTPTAVREQIGKDIQNDCKERHSCGYRMNLGGRLILVTIKEGIADFKEITFSHNNLDTQSFSLNEESQGTQRLLDLLSVLVTSKNNSVFVIDEIDRSLHPKLTVHFVKNFLAIAKHKDIQLIITTHESHLLDLEILRQDEIYFVEKNKNGASVLFPFDQFKERFDKKIEKAYLDGRYGGAPLFDTFFMPQEIIETTEEGE; the protein is encoded by the coding sequence ATGCTGGAAAGATTTACTGTAGGCAATTTCCTTTCATTTAATAAAAACCAGACACTTGCCATGATTGCAGGTAACGTACAGAAAAACAAAGACCGTCTTTTCCTGGCAGATGACATAAAGCTACTCAAATTCGGGGCCGTCTATGGGGCAAATGCAGCGGGAAAGTCCAACTTGATCAAAGCCATGGCGTTTGCCCAAGGCATCGTGCACCATGGGACCAAAACCATAAAAACCCCCAATGTGTATTTTCGCTTGGACGATATGAACAAAAGTAGACCATCCTACTTTGAATTTGAAATCTGCATTGGCAGCAAAAGCTATGCGTATGGCTTCGAACTTGTATTGGATAAACGGGAAATCACCGAAGAATGGCTCATCGAATTGGGGCCGGTAAAAGAAAAAGAAATCTTTACCCGCAATACCTCAACTGGCATGTACTCCTACGACCTGTCTCTCATCGAAGAATCCTCGAGGCAACGCTTTGAGATATATATCAGCGATGTGAAAACCGTAAAAAACAAGACATTTCTGAACTATATCGTAACAGATAAGGAAGAGCTGCATGAGCAAAACCCAAAGCTCAGCATTCTAAAAGAAACCTTCCGCTGGTTCCAAAAACTGAATATTTCCTTTCCCGACACCCCCATTACTATGTATGACTGTTTGGCTACCGAAAATCCTGAAGGCATAGAAAAGGCTATCAAATCGTTTTCGACGGGAATAACCAAAGTCAACGCTAAAACCATTACCCAAGAGGAAGCTTTGGAGGGTACCCCCACTGCAGTTAGGGAACAGATTGGGAAAGATATCCAAAACGATTGCAAGGAAAGACATTCCTGCGGATACAGGATGAACCTTGGGGGTCGATTAATCCTGGTGACCATCAAGGAAGGCATTGCTGATTTCAAGGAAATAACTTTTTCCCATAATAATTTAGACACCCAAAGCTTCTCGCTCAATGAAGAGTCACAAGGGACACAACGACTTCTTGACCTGCTTTCGGTTTTGGTTACCTCTAAAAACAATTCTGTCTTTGTCATTGATGAAATAGATAGGAGTCTACACCCCAAATTGACTGTTCACTTTGTGAAGAATTTTCTCGCTATTGCAAAGCACAAGGATATCCAGCTTATCATCACTACCCATGAAAGCCATCTCCTTGATTTGGAGATACTCAGACAAGATGAAATCTATTTTGTTGAAAAAAACAAAAACGGGGCAAGTGTTCTTTTCCCCTTCGACCAGTTCAAGGAACGCTTCGACAAAAAAATCGAGAAAGCCTATCTTGATGGACGGTATGGTGGAGCACCATTGTTTGATACATTCTTTATGCCACAGGAGATTATTGAAACTACAGAAGAAGGGGAATAA
- a CDS encoding InlB B-repeat-containing protein has product MTKKKITFVLLSCLIMLGLVVSCDPQALNVNQKGTLEISFNRFNSRGFYGPEIDMTVDHYVISGSGPVTATFGPVTTDGVSSETINDLIAGAWTITATAYNADDIAIGDGSMQVTIVAAHTTETTILVEEYDGSGTLSFTVVWPSTSNLADPHVTLTLTRNGSSSSSMLVTTVDASTYTATCSDNLPVGSYSLAVNLTDGAVSYNGPVHTIRIVKDVTTEGTYTFTSLSATPTEGNLRAAITNGIEDPFAVTLSRKAEQVAEGRYTRFTAAVPDSVDCEFAWYVDGVKLSNTGKVAFIGGNLAIGYHYIDVLASTQGLLTSASSTLSVVDAGEDEYMTFLLKGTDTPEQKPYYICFEAGPTGDWSALGISGVLDGSVYASKMNAPSVANQGTAFLAFDESMDTTTWNPEIGDPMLMLFIPQSAEGEFPAADFPEDFGTVPPNMLFQFIDASDPANPKQLNYLTNDSSNASIAVTLDSYGEVGERLIGSFVVDSAELVSPSMSRGNYSLECSFNVKRSSNIEFYTLSYDANGAEGIVPETYESPAAVEYQVGDDSSLVYAGYTFVEWNTASDGTGDAYESGAPFTIPDHDVTLYAIWEESIPR; this is encoded by the coding sequence ATGACTAAAAAAAAAATAACGTTTGTGTTGCTTTCCTGTCTTATTATGTTAGGTCTGGTTGTTTCCTGTGACCCCCAGGCTCTGAATGTAAATCAGAAGGGAACCCTCGAGATTTCCTTCAACCGGTTCAATTCCCGTGGCTTTTATGGTCCGGAAATCGATATGACAGTCGATCACTATGTAATCTCCGGCAGTGGTCCTGTTACTGCCACCTTTGGCCCTGTTACTACAGATGGAGTTAGTTCAGAGACCATCAATGATTTGATCGCTGGGGCCTGGACCATAACGGCAACTGCCTATAATGCTGACGACATTGCCATTGGAGACGGTAGTATGCAGGTTACGATAGTCGCAGCCCATACCACAGAAACCACCATACTCGTCGAAGAATATGACGGCAGTGGAACGCTCTCCTTTACAGTTGTCTGGCCATCGACTTCGAACCTGGCTGACCCGCACGTAACCTTGACTCTTACACGCAATGGAAGCAGCAGTTCCTCCATGTTGGTTACCACAGTCGATGCGAGTACCTATACGGCAACATGCTCAGATAATCTTCCTGTCGGGTCCTATAGTCTTGCTGTCAATCTAACCGATGGAGCTGTCTCCTATAATGGTCCAGTGCATACCATCCGTATTGTAAAAGATGTAACTACGGAAGGGACCTATACGTTTACCTCTTTGTCAGCCACTCCTACAGAAGGAAACCTGAGGGCAGCTATCACTAATGGAATCGAAGACCCTTTTGCAGTTACTCTCTCAAGGAAAGCCGAGCAGGTTGCAGAGGGTAGATACACTAGATTTACGGCAGCCGTACCCGATTCGGTTGACTGTGAGTTTGCTTGGTATGTCGACGGTGTGAAACTTTCTAATACAGGAAAGGTAGCCTTTATAGGTGGTAACCTTGCCATTGGCTATCACTATATTGATGTGCTGGCCTCTACCCAAGGATTGCTTACCTCAGCATCCAGCACCCTAAGCGTGGTCGATGCAGGTGAAGACGAATACATGACCTTCTTGCTGAAAGGTACCGATACACCGGAGCAAAAACCATATTATATCTGTTTTGAAGCGGGACCTACCGGTGATTGGTCTGCTTTGGGAATATCTGGCGTATTGGATGGTTCTGTGTATGCAAGCAAAATGAATGCTCCCTCAGTAGCAAACCAAGGAACCGCCTTTTTGGCTTTTGATGAGTCCATGGATACAACTACTTGGAATCCCGAAATAGGTGACCCGATGCTTATGCTCTTTATACCGCAGTCTGCTGAGGGAGAATTCCCTGCTGCAGATTTTCCAGAGGATTTCGGTACCGTTCCTCCGAACATGTTGTTTCAATTCATTGATGCTTCCGACCCTGCAAATCCGAAACAGCTGAACTATCTGACCAATGACTCTAGCAATGCTTCGATTGCTGTTACCCTCGATTCCTATGGTGAGGTCGGGGAGAGGCTTATTGGTTCGTTTGTTGTTGATTCTGCAGAACTTGTCTCACCATCAATGAGCAGGGGCAACTATAGCCTGGAATGTTCCTTCAATGTGAAACGATCCTCTAACATCGAATTCTACACTCTTTCCTATGATGCCAACGGAGCAGAAGGAATCGTTCCTGAAACCTATGAGTCTCCTGCCGCTGTTGAATACCAAGTAGGTGACGATAGCTCCTTGGTGTATGCAGGCTATACTTTTGTCGAATGGAACACCGCGAGTGATGGAACTGGAGATGCCTACGAGAGTGGGGCTCCGTTCACTATCCCTGATCATGACGTAACCTTGTATGCTATCTGGGAAGAATCTATTCCTCGGTAA